One genomic region from Populus nigra chromosome 8, ddPopNigr1.1, whole genome shotgun sequence encodes:
- the LOC133701901 gene encoding DEAD-box ATP-dependent RNA helicase 5 — MGKKIREANLNGEPIAQQEAANGHKSDKKKRKDKNKNQEPEFQETQKEPTLKRRLEETQDQETVKKEKKKKKHEEEKEGEIHEGKDKESESFPESTKKDKNKKKESKKQEENGKENVIHEVKEEVQPQDIVVVSGKDTQETKYASLKSFAEAKLPDNVLECCKNFKNPSPIQAHAWPFLFDGRDFIGIAKTGSGKTLAFGIPAIMHILSKRKGKSTRGANPLCLVLAPTRELADQISVVLRDAGEPCGVRSVCIYGGTSKGPQIKSLKAGVDIVIGTPGRLKDLIEMNVLHLAEVSFVVLDEADRMLDMGFRQEVRSILSNTCSARQMIMFSATWPLDVHNLAEEYMDPNPVKVVVGSEDTAANHDVMQIVEVLEDHLRDQRLLALLEKYHKSQQNRVLVFALYQKEAERLDGMLRKSGWNVVSIHGNKAQEQRTKALSLFKKGSCPLMVATDVAARGLDVPDVEVVINYTFPLTAEDYVHRIGRTGRAGKKGVAHTFFTHHNRGLAGELVNILREAGQIVPPALLKFGTHVKKKESKLYGAHFKEISADAPKAKKITFNSDDED, encoded by the exons ATGGGTAAAAAGATTCGAGAAGCCAATCTTAACGGCGAACCGATTGCCCAACAAGAAGCCGcaaatggtcacaaatcagataaaaagaaaaggaaggataaaaacaagaatcaagAACCTGAATTCCAAGAGACACAAAAGGAACCAACTCTAAAGAGAAGGCTTGAGGAAACCCAAGACCAGGAAACcgtcaagaaagaaaagaagaagaagaagcatgaagaagagaaagaaggtgAAATCCATGAAGGGAAAGACAAAGAAAGTGAAAGTTTTCCAGAAAGTACcaagaaagataaaaacaagaagaaagaaagcaagaaacaGGAGGAAAATGGGAAAGAAAATGTAATTCATGAAGTGAAGGAGGAAGTACAGCCGCAAGACATAGTAGTGGTGTCCGGAAAGGATACACAAGAGACAAAGTATGCGTCTTTAAAGTCTTTTGCTGAGGCGAAACTGCCTGATAATGTGTTGGAATgttgcaagaatttcaagaatccaTCTCCTATCCAGGCTCATGCTTGGCCCTTTTTGTTTGATGGGCGTGATTTTATTGGGATTGCAAAAACTGGATCAG GTAAGACTTTGGCATTTGGGATACCTGCAATAATGCATATTCTGAGCAAGCGAAAGGGGAAATCGACAAGGGGGGCAAATCCACTTTGCCTTGTGCTTGCTCCTACAAGAGAATTAGCTGATCAA ATTTCAGTTGTTTTACGTGATGCTGGGGAACCTTGCGGTGTGAGATCAGTTTGTATATATGGAGGAACTTCCAAAGGACCTCAAATCAAGTCTCTGAAGGCTGGCGTT GATATTGTCATTGGAACCCCTGGCCGTTTGAAGGATTTGATAGAAATGAATGTATTGCACCTTGCAGAGGTATCTTTTGTG GTTCTTGATGAAGCAGATAGAATGCTGGACATGGGATTTAGACAGGAAGTTCGTTCAATATTGAGCAACACATGTTCTG CTCGCCAAATGATAATGTTTAGCGCTACATGGCCTCTAGACGTTCATAATTTGGCAGAAGAATATATGGACCCAAATCCTGTTAAG GTGGTTGTAGGTTCTGAAGATACAGCTGCCAACCATGATGTCATGCAGATTGTTGAG GTATTGGAGGACCATTTGCGTGATCAACGTCTACTTGCTTTGCTAGAAAAATATCACAAATCTCAACA GAATAGAGTGTTGGTTTTTGCCTTGTACCAAAAGGAAGCGGAACGTCTTGATGGAATGCTAAGAAAAAG TGGTTGGAATGTTGTTTCTATTCATGGCAACAAAGCACAAGAACAACGAACAAAAGCATTGTCATTATTCAAGAAGGGCAGCTGCCCTTTGATG GTTGCTACTGATGTGGCTGCTCGAGGATTGGATGTTCCAGATGTAGAAGTAGTAATCAACTATACCTTCCCACTCACAGCAGAGGATTATGTCCACAGAATTGGCAGGACTGGACGGGCTGGCAAGAAGGGTGTTGCTCACACATTTTTCACGCATCATAATAGG GGGCTCGCTGGAGAGTTGGTCAACATTCTTAGAGAAGCTGGGCAAATCGTGCCACCTGCCCTTTTGAAATTTGGCACTCATGTGAAGAAAAAG GAGTCCAAGCTATATGGGGCTCATTTCAAAGAAATCTCTGCAGATGCTCCAAAGGCCAAGAAAATAACTTTCAACTCGGATGACGAAGATTAA